In Helicobacter pylori, a single genomic region encodes these proteins:
- a CDS encoding ABC transporter substrate-binding protein, whose protein sequence is MLVTRFKKAFISYSLGALVASLLLNVCNASAQEVKVKDYFGEQNIKLPVSKIAYIGSYVEVPAMLNVWNRVVGVSDYAFKDDIVKATLKGEDLKRVKHMSTDHTAALNVELLKKLGPDLVVTFVGNPKAVEHAKKFGISFLSFQETTIAEAMQAMQAQAAVLEIDASKKFAKMQETLDFIAERLKGVKKKKGVELFHKANKISGHQAISSDILEKGGIDNFGLKYVKFGRADISVEKIVKENPEIIFIWWVSPLTPEDVLNNPKFSTIKAIKNKQVYKLPTMDIGGPRAPLISLYIALKAHPEAFKGVDINAMVKDYYKVVFDLNDAEIEPFLWH, encoded by the coding sequence ATGTTAGTTACTCGCTTTAAAAAAGCTTTCATTTCTTATTCTTTAGGTGCACTTGTCGCTTCATTATTATTGAATGTGTGCAACGCTTCAGCACAAGAAGTCAAAGTCAAGGATTATTTCGGGGAGCAAAATATAAAGCTTCCTGTTTCTAAAATAGCCTATATAGGGAGTTATGTAGAAGTGCCTGCTATGCTTAATGTTTGGAATAGGGTTGTAGGCGTTTCGGATTACGCTTTTAAGGATGACATTGTTAAAGCCACTCTCAAAGGCGAAGATCTTAAACGCGTCAAACACATGAGCACTGATCATACAGCCGCACTAAATGTAGAGCTTTTAAAAAAACTTGGCCCTGATCTTGTGGTAACCTTTGTGGGCAACCCTAAAGCAGTAGAGCATGCGAAAAAATTTGGTATATCATTCCTTTCTTTCCAAGAGACAACGATTGCAGAGGCCATGCAGGCCATGCAAGCTCAAGCTGCGGTCTTAGAAATTGACGCTTCTAAAAAATTCGCCAAAATGCAAGAAACTTTGGATTTTATTGCTGAGCGTTTGAAAGGCGTTAAAAAGAAAAAGGGCGTGGAGCTTTTCCATAAAGCCAATAAGATTAGCGGCCATCAGGCCATTAGCTCAGACATTTTAGAAAAAGGGGGCATAGACAATTTTGGCTTGAAATACGTCAAATTCGGGCGCGCTGACATTAGCGTGGAAAAAATCGTTAAAGAAAACCCTGAAATCATTTTCATTTGGTGGGTAAGCCCACTCACGCCTGAAGACGTGTTAAACAACCCCAAATTTTCCACTATCAAGGCCATTAAAAACAAGCAAGTTTATAAACTCCCCACAATGGATATTGGCGGTCCTAGAGCCCCACTCATAAGCTTGTATATCGCTTTAAAAGCCCACCCTGAAGCCTTTAAGGGCGTGGATATTAATGCGATGGTGAAAGATTATTATAAGGTGGTTTTTGATTTGAATGATGCAGAAATTGAGCCATTCTTATGGCATTAA